A window of the Cystobacter fuscus genome harbors these coding sequences:
- a CDS encoding NAD/NADP octopine/nopaline dehydrogenase family protein, with product MVSDRIGVIGSGNTARALAAYLSQQGHPVCVYTRHPEKLDTIRRRGRIEVTGLFEGSFPIEQVTNEPERLARQCGIVFVASVTTAYLDVAAALAPYLRDHHVLVLFSSKLCGSLEMTRALHGHGVHGVPIIETDALFACRAREDHGIWIAGLKGWTFLACPQRSETLCHGPLLRRFFPGLEDASNLVQRGLTDFGALAHALVSLINLGPIDRGERLRFYVDGMSERTIVLLERMEEEFHLVARAYGTRLLPMKELLNRYYGCETGSLLEAMRTVPGYRELYAPTSLEHRFLTEDIANSLVPLQGLARKAGVEVPMVDAVITLTSVLCGQDLSATGRTLDRLGWGGLSHEAIVRWMAQ from the coding sequence ATGGTTTCCGACCGCATCGGGGTCATCGGCTCCGGCAATACCGCGAGGGCCCTCGCGGCCTACCTGTCCCAACAGGGACATCCCGTCTGCGTCTACACACGCCATCCGGAGAAGCTCGACACCATCCGCCGCCGGGGGCGCATCGAGGTCACGGGCCTGTTCGAGGGCTCGTTTCCCATCGAGCAGGTGACGAACGAGCCGGAGCGCCTGGCGCGCCAGTGCGGGATTGTCTTCGTGGCCAGCGTCACCACCGCCTACCTGGACGTGGCGGCGGCCCTGGCGCCCTACCTGCGCGACCACCATGTCCTCGTGCTCTTCTCCAGCAAGCTGTGTGGCAGCCTGGAGATGACGCGCGCGCTTCACGGGCACGGCGTCCACGGAGTGCCCATCATCGAGACGGATGCGCTCTTCGCCTGCCGGGCACGCGAGGACCATGGCATCTGGATCGCCGGCCTCAAGGGCTGGACGTTCCTGGCCTGTCCCCAGCGCTCGGAAACGCTGTGCCACGGCCCGCTGTTGCGCCGCTTCTTTCCGGGCCTCGAGGACGCGAGCAACCTGGTGCAGCGGGGGCTCACCGACTTCGGCGCGCTCGCGCACGCTCTCGTGTCGCTCATCAACCTGGGCCCCATCGATCGGGGAGAGCGTCTGCGCTTCTACGTGGATGGAATGTCCGAGCGCACCATCGTCCTGCTGGAGCGGATGGAGGAGGAGTTCCACCTGGTGGCCCGGGCGTACGGGACGCGCCTGCTGCCCATGAAGGAACTGCTCAACCGCTACTATGGCTGTGAGACGGGGAGCCTGTTGGAGGCCATGCGGACCGTGCCTGGCTACCGGGAACTCTACGCCCCCACCAGCCTGGAGCACCGCTTCCTCACCGAGGACATCGCCAACAGTCTGGTGCCGCTCCAGGGACTGGCGCGCAAGGCGGGGGTGGAGGTGCCCATGGTGGACGCCGTCATCACCCTCACCTCGGTGCTCTGCGGCCAGGACCTGAGCGCCACGGGGCGCACCCTGGATCGGTTGGGGTGGGGCGGCCTCAGCCACGAAGCCATCGTGCGGTGGATGGCGCAGTGA